One window of Cellulomonas shaoxiangyii genomic DNA carries:
- the ybeY gene encoding rRNA maturation RNase YbeY, which translates to MSIEVSNESGHEVDEAEFAALGRYVLDAMHVHPQADLFVRFVDTATMSDLHVRWMDEPGPTDVLSFPMDELRPGREGEPTGPGVLGDVVLCPEVAATQARAAGHSTVEEMLLLTTHGILHLLGYDHAEPDEEKEMFALQRRLLLTFLAGR; encoded by the coding sequence ATGAGCATCGAGGTCAGCAACGAGTCGGGCCACGAGGTCGACGAGGCCGAGTTCGCGGCGCTCGGGCGCTACGTGCTCGACGCCATGCACGTGCACCCCCAGGCCGACCTGTTCGTACGGTTCGTCGACACCGCGACGATGAGCGACCTGCACGTGCGGTGGATGGACGAGCCGGGCCCGACGGACGTGCTGTCGTTCCCCATGGACGAGCTGCGCCCCGGCCGTGAGGGCGAGCCAACGGGGCCCGGGGTTCTCGGCGACGTCGTGCTGTGCCCCGAGGTGGCCGCCACGCAGGCGCGCGCCGCCGGCCACTCGACGGTCGAGGAGATGCTGCTCCTGACCACGCACGGGATCCTGCACCTGCTCGGGTACGACCACGCCGAGCCGGACGAGGAGAAGGAGATGTTCGCCCTGCAGCGCCGCCTGCTGCTGACCTTCCTGGCGGGCCGATGA
- a CDS encoding hemolysin family protein yields MTDVPVALLVALAVLGILLAAALSAGEVAVLRVTRARVAELEAEHHRAAARVRRLVEDPARVAHAASFVRLLGEMTATVSITLAISAGSLPWWATALLAVAACAVVAFLLVRVSPRSTARRHPVGVLAALSRLLLVTTALAGGVARRAVPAGAGDDHDDAELRDMVERVSESEAIEDAEREMFRSVLELGDTLTREVMVPRTDMITTHADTPLHKALALLLRSGFSRVPVVGESVDDLVGVLYLKDVVRRIPPHGAPDGDDPLDAPASSLARPAVFVPESKPVDALLRELRDGSSHIALVVDEYGGIAGLVTIEDALEEIVGELTDEHDPSAPKVEDLGDGVYRVPARMGRDELGELFGIEVEDEDVDTAAGLLAKALGKVPLPGSEAEIHGLHLQADRVEGRRKRLATVVVRRADEPEDDTDATQTPARGTSAVRDQRQPEAAR; encoded by the coding sequence ATGACCGACGTGCCCGTCGCCCTCCTGGTGGCCCTCGCGGTTCTCGGGATCCTGCTCGCCGCCGCGCTGTCGGCCGGGGAGGTCGCGGTCCTGCGCGTGACCCGCGCGCGTGTCGCCGAGCTCGAGGCCGAGCACCACCGCGCCGCGGCGCGCGTGCGCCGCCTCGTCGAGGACCCCGCGCGCGTCGCGCACGCCGCGTCGTTCGTCCGGCTGCTGGGGGAGATGACGGCCACCGTGTCGATCACCCTCGCGATCAGTGCGGGGAGCCTGCCCTGGTGGGCGACCGCGCTGCTCGCGGTCGCCGCGTGCGCCGTCGTGGCGTTCCTGCTCGTGCGCGTCAGCCCCCGCAGCACCGCCCGCCGCCACCCCGTCGGGGTGCTCGCGGCGCTGTCGCGCCTGCTGCTCGTCACCACGGCGCTCGCGGGCGGCGTGGCGCGACGCGCCGTCCCGGCCGGGGCGGGCGACGACCACGACGACGCCGAGCTGCGGGACATGGTGGAGCGCGTCAGCGAGTCCGAGGCGATCGAGGACGCCGAGCGGGAGATGTTCCGCTCGGTGCTCGAGCTGGGCGACACCCTGACGCGCGAGGTGATGGTGCCGCGCACCGACATGATCACGACCCACGCGGACACGCCCCTGCACAAGGCGCTCGCGCTGCTGCTGCGCTCGGGCTTCTCGCGCGTGCCCGTGGTGGGGGAGTCGGTCGACGACCTCGTCGGCGTGCTGTACCTCAAGGACGTGGTCCGGCGGATCCCGCCGCACGGCGCGCCGGACGGCGACGACCCGCTCGACGCCCCCGCGTCCTCGCTGGCGCGGCCGGCGGTGTTCGTCCCCGAGTCCAAGCCGGTGGACGCCCTGCTCCGGGAGCTGCGGGACGGCTCGAGCCACATCGCGCTGGTCGTCGACGAGTACGGCGGCATCGCCGGGCTCGTGACCATCGAGGACGCGCTCGAGGAGATCGTCGGCGAGCTGACGGACGAGCACGACCCCAGCGCCCCCAAGGTCGAGGACCTCGGCGACGGGGTGTACCGGGTGCCGGCCCGCATGGGCCGGGACGAGCTCGGGGAGCTGTTCGGCATCGAGGTGGAGGACGAGGACGTCGACACCGCCGCGGGCCTGCTGGCCAAGGCGCTGGGCAAGGTCCCGCTGCCGGGCTCGGAGGCTGAGATCCACGGGCTGCACCTGCAGGCCGACCGCGTCGAAGGACGACGCAAGCGCCTCGCGACGGTGGTCGTGCGGCGCGCCGATGAGCCGGAGGACGACACGGACGCCACCCAGACCCCAGCCCGCGGCACCTCCGCGGTCCGCGACCAGCGACAGCCGGAGGCGGCCCGATGA
- the era gene encoding GTPase Era, which yields MSHRSGFVCLVGRPNAGKSTLTNALVGHKVAITSGRPQTTRHTVRGIVHREDAQLVLVDTPGLHRPRTLLGERLNDLVRDTLTEVDVVGFCLPADQKIGPGDRYIAEQLARMTPEGRPGTPVVAIVTKADLVPKGRLAEQLMAVDRLGAWADIVPVSAQDGYQVDVLTDVLVSHLPEGPALYPEGELTDEPEQVMVAELVREAALEGVRDELPHSLAVVVDEIVPRERPTADGTPMLDVRVHLFVERDSQKAIVIGRAGARLRDVGTRARGQIEALLGARVFLDLHVKVAKDWQRDPKQLGRLGF from the coding sequence ATGAGCCACCGGTCCGGCTTCGTGTGCCTCGTGGGGCGGCCGAACGCCGGCAAGTCGACGCTCACGAACGCGCTCGTGGGCCACAAGGTCGCCATCACGTCGGGGCGGCCGCAGACCACGCGGCACACCGTCCGCGGCATCGTGCACCGCGAGGACGCGCAGCTCGTCCTCGTCGACACCCCCGGCCTGCACCGGCCGCGCACGCTCCTGGGCGAGCGGCTCAACGACCTCGTGCGCGACACGCTCACCGAGGTCGACGTCGTCGGCTTCTGCCTGCCCGCGGACCAGAAGATCGGCCCGGGCGACCGCTACATCGCCGAGCAGCTCGCGCGCATGACGCCCGAGGGCCGGCCGGGCACGCCCGTCGTCGCCATCGTGACCAAGGCGGACCTGGTGCCCAAGGGGCGGCTCGCCGAGCAGCTCATGGCGGTCGACCGGCTCGGCGCGTGGGCGGACATCGTGCCGGTGTCGGCGCAGGACGGGTACCAGGTGGACGTCCTCACCGACGTCCTCGTGTCCCACCTGCCCGAGGGGCCCGCGCTGTACCCGGAGGGCGAGCTGACCGACGAGCCCGAGCAGGTCATGGTGGCCGAGCTCGTGCGCGAGGCGGCCCTCGAGGGCGTGCGCGACGAGCTGCCGCACTCGCTGGCGGTCGTCGTCGACGAGATCGTGCCGCGGGAGCGGCCCACCGCCGACGGCACCCCGATGCTCGACGTGCGGGTGCACCTGTTCGTCGAGCGCGACAGCCAGAAGGCGATCGTCATCGGCCGGGCCGGTGCGCGGCTGCGCGACGTCGGTACGCGCGCCCGCGGCCAGATCGAGGCGCTGCTCGGCGCGCGCGTCTTCCTGGACCTGCACGTCAAGGTCGCGAAGGACTGGCAGCGGGACCCCAAGCAGCTCGGTCGGCTGGGCTTCTGA
- a CDS encoding alpha/beta hydrolase family protein, giving the protein MGVSDSGALRRVRRAVRRSTTSTGRLSSAYRLVASVALGSVLLAIVGAALGPSWSPAAMTETIRVTSTSTAIGGAPELGRYEVRTEVVEIALDGVTVQGRLSVPVGAEEPVPGVVFVHGAGTGRFTKAFLAQAHALAASGVAALVPDKRLDTYTARHREYVAMADDYARSVALMRERPEVDAARVGVYAESEGGWIAPVMAAQDPDLAFVVLVSAPVVPPRQQAAFATDAYLRNTQVPHGVFRAIPRAVGMSMPGGGFEYVDFDVRPYQQRMRQPLLVVYGTGDVSMPIVQGAVQIRSDAAVAGNDAVTVRYYDGASHGIRVDGEVSPAFLEDLPGWVLGLPATADAEPRAAGAQPTQPYLAAPVPEPGWLRDGTVMIALVVIALAALVLAGLAVVASHGAHGAASLVRRTGRRAAPPAGDGRDAPDPGREPEAAGDAVEAVGTRNRYAPGVALRLVVLAVTTTLTVAAMAWYLLSVARLALDYERNSWVVQGGWLVVRLLGVAAVVAAVALARRSTAVREADVPVAPGVVRGVALWTVVVGCAVLLVVLAYWGVFQLGI; this is encoded by the coding sequence GTGGGGGTGAGCGACTCGGGCGCCTTGCGCCGGGTCAGGCGCGCCGTCCGGCGGTCGACGACGAGCACGGGCCGGCTGTCGTCCGCGTACCGCCTGGTCGCGAGCGTCGCGCTGGGCAGCGTGCTGCTCGCGATCGTCGGGGCGGCGCTGGGCCCCAGCTGGTCGCCCGCGGCCATGACCGAGACCATCCGCGTCACGTCGACGAGCACGGCGATCGGCGGGGCGCCGGAGCTCGGCCGCTACGAGGTGCGCACGGAGGTCGTGGAGATCGCGCTCGACGGCGTGACGGTGCAGGGGCGCCTCAGCGTGCCGGTCGGCGCCGAGGAGCCAGTGCCGGGCGTCGTCTTCGTGCACGGGGCCGGGACCGGGCGCTTCACGAAGGCGTTCCTCGCCCAGGCGCACGCGCTCGCCGCGTCGGGCGTCGCGGCCCTCGTGCCGGACAAGCGGCTCGACACGTACACGGCGCGGCACCGCGAGTACGTGGCGATGGCGGACGACTACGCCCGCTCCGTCGCGCTGATGCGCGAGCGGCCGGAGGTCGACGCGGCACGCGTCGGCGTCTACGCCGAGAGTGAGGGCGGCTGGATCGCCCCGGTCATGGCCGCGCAGGACCCGGACCTCGCGTTCGTCGTCCTCGTGTCGGCACCCGTGGTGCCGCCGCGCCAGCAGGCCGCGTTCGCGACGGACGCGTACCTGCGCAACACGCAGGTGCCGCACGGCGTGTTCCGGGCGATCCCGCGCGCCGTCGGCATGTCGATGCCGGGCGGCGGCTTCGAGTACGTCGACTTCGACGTGCGTCCGTACCAGCAGCGCATGCGCCAGCCCCTGCTCGTCGTCTACGGCACGGGGGACGTGTCCATGCCGATCGTGCAGGGCGCCGTGCAGATCCGTTCGGACGCCGCGGTCGCCGGCAACGACGCCGTGACGGTGCGCTACTACGACGGCGCGAGCCACGGGATCCGCGTCGACGGCGAGGTCTCGCCCGCGTTCCTCGAGGACCTGCCCGGGTGGGTCCTCGGCCTGCCCGCGACGGCCGACGCCGAGCCGCGCGCCGCCGGGGCGCAGCCGACCCAGCCCTACCTCGCCGCACCGGTCCCCGAGCCGGGCTGGTTGCGCGACGGGACCGTGATGATCGCCCTCGTCGTGATCGCGCTGGCCGCGCTCGTGCTCGCCGGCCTCGCGGTCGTCGCGTCGCACGGGGCGCACGGCGCGGCGTCCCTCGTGCGGCGCACCGGGCGACGGGCGGCACCCCCCGCCGGGGACGGGCGCGACGCGCCCGACCCGGGCCGGGAACCGGAGGCGGCGGGAGACGCGGTCGAGGCGGTCGGCACCCGGAACCGGTACGCACCCGGCGTCGCGCTGCGGCTGGTCGTGCTCGCCGTCACGACGACGCTGACGGTCGCCGCCATGGCGTGGTACCTGCTGTCCGTGGCGCGCCTCGCGCTCGACTACGAGCGGAACTCGTGGGTGGTCCAGGGCGGCTGGCTCGTCGTGCGCCTGCTCGGGGTCGCCGCGGTCGTCGCCGCCGTCGCCCTGGCACGGCGCTCCACCGCGGTGCGGGAGGCGGACGTGCCCGTCGCACCCGGCGTGGTGCGCGGCGTGGCGCTGTGGACGGTCGTCGTCGGCTGCGCCGTGCTGCTCGTCGTGCTCGCGTACTGGGGCGTGTTCCAGCTCGGCATCTGA
- a CDS encoding PP2C family protein-serine/threonine phosphatase, protein MRTSWGSATDRGRVREVNEDALLAYPPVFLVADGMGGHDAGDLASRIAVEEFAQLAGRSSAGADDVHACFARTSARIRDEFTGGRQGGTTVAGAAVAEHDGGSYWLVFNVGDSRVYRWADDALAQVSVDHSVVQELLESGEIGPAQAQHHPERHVLTRALGTGEPPEPDYWMLPAGPRDRLLICTDGLTRELDDAAIAAVLRSATQPQEAAARLVQEALAHGGRDNVSAVVVDVAATVVTPDDVQATAPRPAADDEPFLWDEMLNGVTLPRAPRLPDATPAAVVGHARTVQDVQEDRS, encoded by the coding sequence GTGCGTACGTCCTGGGGATCGGCGACGGACCGCGGCCGCGTCCGTGAGGTGAACGAGGACGCGCTGCTGGCGTACCCGCCGGTCTTCCTCGTGGCCGACGGCATGGGCGGGCACGACGCGGGCGACCTGGCGAGCCGGATCGCGGTCGAGGAGTTCGCGCAGCTCGCGGGGCGGTCGAGCGCGGGCGCGGACGACGTGCACGCGTGCTTCGCGCGCACGTCGGCGCGGATCCGGGACGAGTTCACCGGCGGTCGGCAGGGCGGCACCACGGTCGCGGGCGCCGCGGTCGCGGAGCACGACGGCGGGTCGTACTGGCTCGTGTTCAACGTCGGCGACTCGCGCGTGTACCGCTGGGCGGACGACGCGCTCGCGCAGGTCAGCGTGGACCACTCGGTCGTGCAGGAGCTGCTCGAGTCCGGCGAGATCGGCCCCGCGCAGGCGCAGCACCACCCGGAGCGGCACGTCCTGACACGGGCGCTGGGCACGGGCGAGCCGCCCGAGCCCGACTACTGGATGCTGCCTGCGGGCCCCCGCGACCGCCTCCTGATCTGCACCGACGGCCTCACGCGCGAGCTCGACGACGCCGCGATCGCCGCCGTGCTGCGCTCGGCCACCCAGCCGCAGGAGGCCGCCGCGCGCCTCGTGCAGGAGGCACTCGCGCACGGCGGGCGCGACAACGTCAGCGCCGTCGTCGTCGACGTCGCCGCCACCGTCGTCACGCCCGACGACGTGCAGGCCACCGCCCCCCGTCCGGCGGCCGACGACGAGCCGTTCCTGTGGGACGAGATGCTCAACGGCGTCACGCTGCCCCGCGCACCCCGACTGCCCGACGCGACGCCCGCCGCCGTCGTCGGGCACGCCCGCACCGTCCAGGACGTCCAGGAGGACCGGTCATGA